From one Pecten maximus chromosome 8, xPecMax1.1, whole genome shotgun sequence genomic stretch:
- the LOC117333082 gene encoding probable 28S ribosomal protein S23, mitochondrial: MAASKTEKIRSIFQRCQRLIRAGGLPESEKPLWYDVYAAFPPAVEPLYNRPVPTKRIRSILYPEDLVRARYYKEIYDTDLVDMKNEQKPTTSQRFVDKYFELRKTDCNNPDLFAATVDALRDDGLKLTTWKERESFSQSHSVEEYVSRKPFYTAEEVFGEFTIDRQAKNADSRADDMDIDNLAADLFD, translated from the exons ATGCCAAAGATTGATACGTGCTGGAGGGTTACCAGAATCAGAAAAGCCTTTGTGGTATGATGTGTATGCAGCTTTTCCACCAGCCGTTGAACCATTGTATAATAGACCAGTTCCCACAAAAAGAATTCGCAGCATCCTGTACCCAGAGGACTTGGTTCGCGC GAGATACTATAAGGAAATCTACGATACTGACCTGGTAGACATGAAAAATGAACAGAAACCAACTACATCACAAAG gTTTGTCGATAAATATTTTGAGTTAAGGAAAACTGACTGCAATAATCCTGACCTGTTTGCTGCTACAGTTGATGCATTAAGAGACGACGGACTTAAATTAACTACATGGAAGGAAAGAGAAAGCTTTAGTCAGTCACACTCCGTGGAAGAATAT GTATCAAGAAAACCATTCTACACAGCAGAGGAAGTGTTTGGTGAATTTACCATTGACAGACAAGCAAAGAATGCGGACTCCAGGGCAGATGACATGGATATAGACAATTTAGCAGCAGATTTGTTTGACTGA